The window gccaccatacaatgcttagtcgcttgctgcaacctcaccacttatcctttccttacccattaagctttgctagtcttgatacccatggtaatgggattgctgagtcctcgtggctcacatattactacaacaacagttgcaggtgcaggttatgcgatgatcatgacgtgagaacgatgtttacttgttttgaagttcttcttctgcttcttctttgatcaggggataggttccggGTCGGCAGCCTGGGTTAGGAGGGTGGATATTgcttgagtttctgtttgtgttgcatctgtagtcggatgttgttctcatgtatgctGCATTGTTGTATTCATGTGACATTGTATGCCTTTGTATGTATGCcgaactattatgtaatggtacgatgtaatgatatccatcTTGCAAAAGTATCTTTAATGTGCGCTTTTATTTTTGATGGGACCTTCAAGTTTTTTTAGAATAGGGCCGCATATTGGGCGTTACAGAGGGAGAGAGTGAACTGCTAGAGAGAAATGGCTCAGATCTTTACCGCACCGGACCGACAGCCGCGTCCCGACTGAATACGTGGTAATATAGTCCGGCTGCTAGCACACAGGCTGTTTATCAAGCACTCGACTAGTTAGTTGCATCACACAGTCCACCGGCGTCAGCACGCTCCACCGGCGTCGACGCAGAATTGGAGGACTGTCGATGGCCACCGACCTGGTGCCAACTGGCCAACCTGCACATCAGGTGCCCTACTACAGCTTCGACCATGACATTCCTTCCCTGCCTTGCAGTTGAGAGCACATGTAACCTTGTAATCCCCTTTCCTGCCTTGTTTTTCAGTACTCGGGTGTGTAAGTCGAACTCGGACTGGGGAAGTCAAACTCGGCTTGCTATTCTATCTATTTCCACGGTGAACGAGCCTCTTTGTATGTCTAGAAGTGTAACTGAATTCCAACTAGTTGGAGGTAAACTTATTGTGACTTAGAAATGCACTACACGTCCGTGAATGTTACTGGTAAATCAGTTACTGAAACGAATGcgcaacacacacacacacccaaaCTATAGAGCCTAGGGATGATGGATCCAACGAACAAAGTGCTCCCATGCTTATGCCCACGGCCAATGTGAGCTGATGACCAATCTCCGGTTCATCCACTACCTATGCACCGCAGGCAGGCACAACACTACGATTGGAGTCAGTCTGAAGAAAACCAGAGCAGCGCAAGCACTATTGTTACAGCCAATAGTCATCAAGGAACTACGTAAATGTGCTTTATCTTGATTAAATAGTCGTGATATCTGTCCAGTTTTCCCTTTTATGGTTTTTGGTTTTTTGTTTGCAAAATGGAGAATGTTGCATTCATCAGGCAGCTCCTCCTTGGTTTCTGATTTCTTGAGGTGTTCCTGCTCGGCTTGCTCCTGTTACTAGTTGATTGTCTTCTTCCAACCGTTGCCTCAGCATGATTCATAGATACTATCCTTATGGTATTGCGTCTTTTGTTCTGTAAAATAAAACCTTGTATTGTTATTTTAGAACATAAACTGCCAGAATCTTGTTGGGGCTTCAGAATTGGTTTCTCGAGTTTGTTTTGATTGTATTTATCAAGTTCCATAGTCCCATTCATTTCAGTCTATTAAGCAAAATCAAGCGACATGTATATATCCCACAACAAGTTATCGAAAGGCACTCGTGCTTCAGATTGTCAAAACTGATGACAGTCTAATGCTACAGCCTAGAGTGAATGTTATATTCAACTCCACATCCGACCATTAAATGTACATAAATTATTTTTCCATTTTTAAAAAATAATTACGTTATTTCGAATTAGTCAGCGAAAATTAACTGAAAATGAAAAGGATAGCAATTTGGAGAaaagaagaaatataaaacacaAGGAATGAAGAAAATGggaagaaaaaaataaaagaagaaAATGCAAACCAAAAAAGCTATCCAAAAGCAGAAGAAACCAAAATTTAATACATGAATATATTTAACCTACTAAATTTTATATATATTTGTATAATGAATATATTTACATTTAACCTATTAAATTTTATTAATTTATgtacattttttaatacatgaatataacttatatacatgaaaataaataaatacagATGAACATTTGATTTCTTatatatgaacattttttaaatctttAAATTTTATTTAAAATGGAAAAAGTATTAATACATGATTTTTTTGGTATACATGAACTTTCTAAATACATGTTTGACATTATATATTTTATATATCCGGTTCAACCAGTATTCGATTTTGTTCTTGTCTATTCCAGTTTTCTTTGGTCTCATGCAATTGTTTTCGGTTTCTTCTGCTTTTTGGGCTGTCTTTCGGTTTATTCTGCTTGTTGGGCTCTTTTTTCGGTTTTTGATTTTCTTCCTTTATTTTCTCttccctttttttctttctctttcaTATTTCTTTTCTTCCCCAAATTGTTATCCTTTTCATTTTCATTAATTTTTGTTACTTACTGTAAATCATGTAAACTTTTTAAAAATATCAATTTTTATGTATGTGTGTgtctgtgtatatatatatatatatatatatatatatatatatatatatatatatatatatatatatatatatatatatataatatgatAACTTAATACATGAATCTAACTTATTGcatgaaaataaataaatatatatgAACATTTGATTTCTTATATATGAATATTTTATCAAAATCCAAACTTTTAGAAAAAATTTAAAACACTTAAGAGATGAATTTATTTTTGGTATATCAACAAGTCAAGAAGAAAAGAAGGTACAATCCCCAAAATGGACTAGATCAACCAAATGAACTAGCCGCGGCCCAACAAAAAAATGCCCGTAAATTCAATAAAAAAATCATGGTCACATTCCAATATGAATTGGCTCAAGGAACAAAATAATTCAGTTCCGAAAGCACCATGCTCTAATAAAAAATGATCTAAACAAATGCGATAAATTTTTGGGGTGGCCCATTTAGAAAACACATGCGGATTGGACATATGTAAATTACGATGATTTCTGTTTTTTCATAGATAAATCCAGACAGGATCGTATATGCATCCACGTCATCCCATGTTCTACATGGACAATACCACATCAGCTCAGCAATGTCATATCTGACGTGGTTCGAGCGGACAAGCTATGACCAAAATTTGGTAATAGCATCTATTATGTGAGGCTTAGGAACTCGGACAACCCATTAGATCCATCATTTATTTGAAATAATTATTCTTGCTACCGTAAGGTAGAATTTACGTAGTTTATTAATTGAAATGATATAACAATCAATGGATACATATGTAGTAAATATGGTACTAGATAGAGGAATCAAATGAAGCAGGAAGAGGTGGTCTCCATGTTGCTCCACCTGACGTTTAAAGAGATTCCAACATAGTCGTTTACTTGCATGGGCCAGAATGATCAGTGTCTATTTCCCACACAACATTGATCACTAGGGCCACAAAGGGGATCTCACACATGATTAAACAGGCTTGACATGACTCACACACCTTCTATGGTCATTTGGAGGAACCTTTCATTTGAACGCTTGTGACATGACTAGCACACCCACTGTATTTTAGTTAAACATGCTTGATTTTGTATTATTTGAGACTTAGGATCTCAGCCAACCATATAGATCCACCATTTAACTATTAGGATCTTAGGCATGCGGTCCAGGAGAAGGGGACAGTGGAGAGACAGGGTTGCTTAAGCTATGTTATGTTCTTAGAAAAGGTTGTGTATGAGAAGTTTAACCATTGTATACCGATCCGTGTGTTGTTCTTTCTTCAACATATAAAAGGGGCTTAATTTTTTTCACGACAAACCGGGCCAGGAACATAGAAAAAATGGGCTCTCATTCGTATGATGGTGAGCAGCCTCACCGAGAGGAGCGACGACGCTAGCGGCGCAAAGTTCTGCCAAACTGATTTATTTTGGGGGGTCCTCGGCCCAGCCCTGCTGATTTATTTTTAATGAGTACCCCTTGGTTCAGAACACCATCAACAACTAGGTAAGAGGAGAGATCGTGACAACCTTATACTCTTTTTAAGCGCCCACGGAGAACTGAGTGCTGGCTCAGCGGCTTGAAATTCGTCATGTTTATATAAGTCCACCTtatttgcacgaatttcatccgatcgttgattttttttttgaaatatatATAGCTACGATTGAAATGTGGAAGGAAATTTACAGGTTGCACGGTGGAGATGCCCTAGGAAAGCTCTGAAAAAGGCAAAGAAAAAGCCTCCGTCCAGGTCATACCTGACCAAATGGGCCGGCCTAGACGTGCCAGCCCTATAGCCTGCGTGCCTGGCCCGTCACGGGCCGTGCCCGGCACGTGGCCCGGCTAGGGCCGTGCCTGGGCTGGCTAGCCAGGCACGCGTGCCGGCCCGGCACGGCACGTCTAACACACAGCGAGGAGCGACTAGTACTGGAACGAGCGGCACGAGCGCACGAGATCGGGATTCACTCGAATAAAAAAAGCGCACGAGATCGGGAGAAGCGGTAGGAGCGCACGTGGACGAGGAGCGCACGTATACGTGCCTCGATCTGTTTACTCGGGTCGCTGTGCGAGCGTGCCAAACGGGCCGCCGTGCCGGCCCGTGTAGTGAGGGGGCCGTGCTTGGGCCTGGGAGGGCAGCACGCGTGCCGGCCCGGCACGGCCCGTGTACTTAACGTGCCTGGCCGGGCCGTGCCGTGCCTGGCCCGTTTAACCCAGGCCGGGCCGTGCCGTGCCGGGCCGGCCCATTTGGCCAGGTATAGTCCAGGTCCAGCCGCCACCCTGTTTCGAACCCTCCACGCGCATTCCTCTTTCTCCCCACGCCAAGAACCTCAGCCCCCCAGCTCTAAACCCGCCGGCGACCCCCCTTGCCGCCATCCACCGCGCCCGTACGGCggacgccttcttcctcctcaacCATGTAGGTAAAGGCTTATCCTCCCGAACCCCAGCCAGACCTCCACCGGAGACCCTCCAGGCCGGCGGCCGGCGAACGGCGAAATTATTGGCTACTGGTACTCGGGAGCGCCTTTTCGGCAACATCGGCGGCGACGAGCATTTCCACCGACCGTAGGTGAGGCTGCCTTGCCGTCCCCGGTAAGAAAAAGATCCCCTTTTCGCACCGAAATCAGTCCCAGATCCCGTCAACAGTAAaccccagccgccgccgcctcctgcaccggcaccggcaccggcgacgtcggcgtcggcgtcggcttCTTCCTAGTCAACAAGGTAACCAACCGAACATCGCTTCTCTTTACAAACCGCTGCTCCCACCGGTAGAAAATTCCCCAATTTCACACTGTTCACTCTTCGTCCGCAGCAAAAGCATTCCGTTTCCATGGCCGCTGATTTGGAATGGAAAGCTGCCGAGATCGTTGCCGTGCTTGGCTGGCTGCTCTCCCCCGTCATCACCTTGCTCCTGCCCAAGGTCCTTGCCTGCCTCGGCTTCGACGCCTCGCAGAAGCTCCGGGAGCTGGAGATCCACATCATCCCGGAGCTGAAGAAGACGGTGAGGGCCGTGGAtcaggagaggatgatgcagagAGGGAATAGAGTGAAAACCGATTTGGACGCCCTGGACAAGATGGCTGCCATGCTGAGGCATGCTCTTGAGGATGCCGAAGACATCTTCGACGATTCCCATGAGAAGATTGTCGTCAGGTGCTGGCACCGGCTCCGCCGCGCTTTCGCCGTCTGCATTGCTCTCTGCAAAAGCAGCTGCGTGTGGATTGCAGGCGTCGTCCGGACAAAATCAGCTCGGCTGCTGCAGTGGGCACGGGAAAGCTCCTTGTCTTTGTTCCTCCTACCCAGGTCAGAGGAGCCCATTCCGGCGAATAACAGTGCTGCAATCACAAACAAGCCCATTCCAGTGATTATTGATATTCCAGCCTCTGATGTTGAGCCTGATCCGGTGACTAGCAATGCTGAGGCCTCTGGCAATGAGATCGTTCCGGTGACTGCTGGTGCTGCGGCCTCCAACGAGCCTAATCAGGTGCCTAGCAGTTCTGAGGCCTCGAACAACGAGCCTGATCCAGTGGCAACCAGTGTCGAGGCCTCCGATGACAAGCCCGATCCGGTGACTACAACCTCAGATTCCTCAGGGCGGTGGCTCTCTTGCTTGTGCACCTCGTTTGACTTCTTCAAGAACTGTTGTGCATCACTATACAGCTGGTTAGCTCATGTGTTTGAGGCTGCCTGCTTTTACAGAGACTGGTCATACCAAGTGGTTGGCATAAAAAAATGTCAGGTACACCCAATTTCATCACCAACTCCATCGGCTCTTCATTTCATATGCACTCTATGTACATGTAAAAGCTCAAGGACGACTGTCCAATATTTATGTGACTGACATACTCGTCTAATATTTTGCTACTTCCAGGAGAATGCCTCCTTATTTGATATGTTAGATGTATTCTTTACTGCTATGTCAAGATTGAAATTGAAGAAAAGGATACAGCAGGTGGAAAACACCGTCAGTGAAGTGAACAAGTCACCACTCTTGGGTGTGGCAGGCAACAGCACACCAAAAGATATTGCCAACAAAAACAGGAGAGAACTTGGAGCTGCTAGCAAGCGGGAGGTATTTGGTCGAGAGGCGTTGCGTGATGATATCATGGGAAGGCTGCGTGAGATACCACAGGGTGATGCACCAAGCTATAGTCCATGTTACTCTGTGATTGGCATCTATGGCGTTGCAGGGTCTGGGAAGACTACCTTTGCAGGATATATTCGAGATTACATAAAGGAGGAATGCAAGGAGGAGAAACTTTTTGACACCATCATGTGTATTCATGTGTCGGAGACTTTCAGTGTGGAGGATATATTTCAAGAAATGCTGAAGGATATTAGCAAAGATAGTCTCCCCAGTATTTCAGATCATAGGGGACTAAACAAAAAGTTGAAGGAAGCATTGCGTGGCAAACGTTTCTTGTTGATATTGGATGATCTCTGGGTGAAAAACAAGAATGACCAACAACTGGAGGAACTAATCTCTCCACTCAATGTTGGGCTGAAAGGAAGCAAAATCCTGGTGACGGCTCGAACAAAAGAAGCAGCTGGAGCTCTGTGTGCCGATAAACTTATTGAAATGCCTGATTTGGATGAGGATCAGTACTTGGCGATGTTTATGCATTATGCGCTAAGTGGTACAAGAGTTGCCCTTAAAGAATTTGAACAAGTTGGGAGAGATATTGCCAAGAAACTACACGGGTCACCTATTGCAGCAGTAACAGTTGCAGGACGGCTTGGGGCAAACCCAAATATCAGTTTTTGGAAAAATGTTGCAAAGCTTGACATGTTGAATGACACCATGGATGCTCTTTGGTGGAGCTATAAGCAGCTTAATCCAGACATAAGGCGATGCTTTGAATTCTGCAATATTTTCCCCAGAAGATTCAAACTGGAAAAAGACCAATTAGTCCACCTGTGGATAGCACAAGGGTTTGTAAAGACTAGCTGTGCAATAGAGGAGATGGAAGATGTAGCCGAGGGCTACATTCAAGAATTAGTGTCATGCTCATTTCTGCAACCAAAAGGAACTGATTCATTTGTAATTCATGATCTGCTGCATGATTTAATTGACAAAATCGTCGGAAGTGGTTGCTTTAGAATCAACAACGAAAGGAGCCAGAGAGGAGGCTGGAAAGGAGATGTCCCTCGAGATGTCCGACATCTTTTTGTTCAGAATTATGATGTAGAATTGATTACCGAGAAGATCGTTCGATTGGAATATTTACGCACTCTCATCATTGATGTTGTTGAAGAGGAGACACCAGTTGAGGAAAAAGTCATTGAAAGTATATGCAAGAGGCTGCCGAAATTGCGGGTACTAGCCATTGCTTTTAGCAAGAAACATTGTGCAATAAAAAAAACCAAGAAGTTCTCGGTCCCAAAGTCTATTGCTCAGTTAAAGCACCTGCATTATCTTGCTTTCAGGACAAACTTGTCATGCTCTGTAATTTTACCAAGCGCACTAACTAAACTTCACCATATCCAGCGGCTAGATTTTGCTGGTGGAGAAATTTCGGAATTCCCCTCTGCTGGCCTTATGAACTTGCAGCACATGATTTGCGGAGTAATGAAAATCCCTAACTTGGGCAGGCTGATCTCATTGCAAACGCTACGAAGCTTCACAATATGGAATAAAGAGGGTTATGAGATAAGGCAGCTGAGGGACCTAAACAAGCTTCGTGGAAGCCTGTGGATCCATGGCCTTGAAAATGTCAAAAGCAAGGAGGAAGCTCTTCAAGCCAATCTAGCTGCCAAGGAACGGCTCACAGATCTGACGTTCAACTGGCGTGATGATACAAGGTGCAGCCCAGAAGTTGAAGCAGATGTACTTGAGGGCCTGTGCCCTCCCGTGGGGCTTCAAAGACTTGAAATATATGGATACAGAGGTTCAAGGTATCCAGATTGGATGGTGGGTAAGCAGAGCGGTGGCCCAGAGGGCCTGCGAAATCTTTATTTGATAGCATGCAGCCAACTGGGAACTGGTCCTGCATTTGAGGCTTTCCCTCATCTTCGTGTGCTCCGGATTAGGGCCTGCAGCTGGGACTCCTTAACAGGCAACATGGAGCGCCTCACGTTGCTCAAGAAACTGTATATCATTGCTTGCAAGAATATCCGGTCGCTTCCAACACTGCCCCAGTCTATTGAGGAATTTTATCTTTATCACTGCAACGATGAGTTGATGAAGTCGTGTAGAACAGTGGGACATCCAAACTGGCAAAAGATTGAGCACATCCCCAGGAAATTTTATCTATATTTTTGCAACGGTGAGCTTATTTTTGTTAATCCATTTGCCGCTGTCTGACGTTTCAGAGAGCCAGTGAAGGGCGCCTGATGGTCTTGAATCAATCAGGAGAGGCTTTAGGCATCACAAGACGGCAAAGGACATTTGAATAGGTTGGTTGGAATGCCTAGCAAAACTGCAGGCTCGGCTGTCCCTGTCCCGGATGGTTATGATGGGTGTTAAAACTCTTGGCAGTTTGGTTGGTGTGATTGGTGATGATGCCAAGGATGTCATCTGTTTTAAAGTAATAATGTTGGCAGTACCACTGCCTGGATTTGATGACTGCTACTTATTTATTCATTCAGTGCGCTATGTAATGTATGTAAAAGAGTTGGTGATAATTCAGTGCTGTCTCACTTATGAGCTTGTTACTATGTGATATCTGTCATCAAAGACAATCTTTTTATATGGTTTCTGACTCCACGTTTGCAGATGAAGGACGCTGCATTTATTTATGCTACGTCTTTCCATTGCGACTTCCCATCTGGAATTCAGCCTGGTTCAAATCCATTGTTTGGCAGGTAATTAAACAGGGATGAAAAATTCGCATTTTGTTTGCATCATGGATACAAGGTGTACTAGGCTACTAGCATAGTACCCGTGCGTTGCCATAGGACGaataatatataaaaaaatgatcgATGGTCAAATGGCAATTGGTTAAAGGGTCGTCAAATATGTTATATTTATAGGGTGAAGATAGTTTCTCGGGTTACCAGAGCATGCCCGTATTCCATCGCACCGACAAAGGTAAGACAACACAAAATGGCCTCGTCTCTCCCCAGCTCTGCCCTGCTGTACGCATGATGGGCTCTGCTACAATTCTGCTTAATCCTAGACTCAATCTGTAGCTCCACTTCCATCGCACAATCGGTCCGCTGTTAAAATCTGAAACAGAGACAACTCAATCAACGCCTAGCATTGGGTGGTATATAACCTATTTGTCTGCTTGTTCATACATAGAATAATATGATCAGTGCAACTACAACTATGGCATGAAGAATCAAGGAGAAAAATATTGAAACATGTCCATTTTAATTAGTGTCACTCAAAACAGCTTTCACCTCACTTTACATATAAAGAAACACATCAAAGTACACGACCAAGCTATATAATATTATTGAACGCTCTCTAGCAAAGCACATCAAAAGATACAACATAAACCTAGAACAAGCATGACACCTCGCCGAGGCCCGACCGAAGACTCCTGAGCTCCACCACAACGACCCCGAGAGGGCTACGAGGTGAAGCGTCGCAGCTGCCGAGTCCAAACAAATGGACAGGAGTTCTCAACCGCCGCTGCCTGGCACAAGGATGAGACCCACGACGACGTCTTCAAGAAGCAAGCGGTGGGATGCAAATAATAGATAAACATTTTCTCTCTGTTGTGTGTACATGATTTTCTTATTCtacaataaagaaaaatagaaCTTGCAATGTACGACATCAATCACTTCAAAAGTAAGGCATCGCACTTTACCATATTGCTAGCCTGCTCCTCGTTGTAAACAAAGTACGCTGCGAGGGTTCTTCGGAACCACGCACGAAGATATTTGGACGGTGCTATTCAAGGCCAACCAGACGTAACCAAACACGACCGACGACCGCGGGCACGATATAGATCATCCCGCCAGTTCGGTAAGTTTTTATTATTCCAAGGTTTACCCTTCATTTGCTTATCCGAGAAAGAAAACACATGAGCCCCCTTACTTATATTTTCAGGGGTGGACGAAGACGGCGAAGCGGAtc is drawn from Aegilops tauschii subsp. strangulata cultivar AL8/78 chromosome 1, Aet v6.0, whole genome shotgun sequence and contains these coding sequences:
- the LOC109754238 gene encoding putative disease resistance protein RGA3; translation: MAADLEWKAAEIVAVLGWLLSPVITLLLPKVLACLGFDASQKLRELEIHIIPELKKTVRAVDQERMMQRGNRVKTDLDALDKMAAMLRHALEDAEDIFDDSHEKIVVRCWHRLRRAFAVCIALCKSSCVWIAGVVRTKSARLLQWARESSLSLFLLPRSEEPIPANNSAAITNKPIPVIIDIPASDVEPDPVTSNAEASGNEIVPVTAGAAASNEPNQVPSSSEASNNEPDPVATSVEASDDKPDPVTTTSDSSGRWLSCLCTSFDFFKNCCASLYSWLAHVFEAACFYRDWSYQVVGIKKCQENASLFDMLDVFFTAMSRLKLKKRIQQVENTVSEVNKSPLLGVAGNSTPKDIANKNRRELGAASKREVFGREALRDDIMGRLREIPQGDAPSYSPCYSVIGIYGVAGSGKTTFAGYIRDYIKEECKEEKLFDTIMCIHVSETFSVEDIFQEMLKDISKDSLPSISDHRGLNKKLKEALRGKRFLLILDDLWVKNKNDQQLEELISPLNVGLKGSKILVTARTKEAAGALCADKLIEMPDLDEDQYLAMFMHYALSGTRVALKEFEQVGRDIAKKLHGSPIAAVTVAGRLGANPNISFWKNVAKLDMLNDTMDALWWSYKQLNPDIRRCFEFCNIFPRRFKLEKDQLVHLWIAQGFVKTSCAIEEMEDVAEGYIQELVSCSFLQPKGTDSFVIHDLLHDLIDKIVGSGCFRINNERSQRGGWKGDVPRDVRHLFVQNYDVELITEKIVRLEYLRTLIIDVVEEETPVEEKVIESICKRLPKLRVLAIAFSKKHCAIKKTKKFSVPKSIAQLKHLHYLAFRTNLSCSVILPSALTKLHHIQRLDFAGGEISEFPSAGLMNLQHMICGVMKIPNLGRLISLQTLRSFTIWNKEGYEIRQLRDLNKLRGSLWIHGLENVKSKEEALQANLAAKERLTDLTFNWRDDTRCSPEVEADVLEGLCPPVGLQRLEIYGYRGSRYPDWMVGKQSGGPEGLRNLYLIACSQLGTGPAFEAFPHLRVLRIRACSWDSLTGNMERLTLLKKLYIIACKNIRSLPTLPQSIEEFYLYHCNDELMKSCRTVGHPNWQKIEHIPRKFYLYFCNGELIFVNPFAAV